From the genome of Arthrobacter sp. ERGS1:01:
GGCCACATGGAGCATCAGGGGCGAGTAGGCCGAGACCACCTCGGCGAATGCGCCCTGGTCCCCGGCCAACAGGCGGCCCACCATGAGCAGGTCAGTCTCCGGGCACGCGCTCGCGGACGGCCCCAGCCCGGATGGTACCAACCCGGAGGGCTCTAGCGAGGGCACGGAGCATGGGTGGTGTAACGAATCGGTGCGGGGGCGCACTGATCCTGCAGTGAAACCATAATCTGAGGAGATCACATGTTCACGCACCGCACAACCATGAAAACGTTCCTTGGCGTTGCCGCCGCCGCGGCGCTCACCCTTGGCACCGGCGTTCTGCTGGCCGGTCCGGCGACGGCGGCAGCATTGCCACAGTCCGGGTCCTGGCCGGCCGGGGAGGTGTTTGTCCAGAACAACGGCGCCGGCGGCAACTCGGTGACCGTTTTTGATCGCTCCGCCGACGGCACCCTGTCCCGGGCCGGCACGTACTGGACGGGAGGCCTCGGCGGCGCCGAGGCGGGCTCCGTGGTGGACCCCCTGGCCTCGCAGGGCTCGCTCAGCTATGACCCCGCGGCCCATGAATTGTTTGCCGTGAATGCCGGCAGCAACACGTTCAGCGTGTTCGGTGTGCAGGGTGACCGGCTGCAATTGCGGCAGGTGCTCCCCTCGCACGGGAGCTTCCCGACGTCCGTCTCGGTCTCCGGGAAGCTGGTGTACGTCCTCAATGCCGGCGGCCAGGGCTCGATCTCGGGCTACCGGGAGTTTGGCGGCTATCTTGCCCCCTTGCCCGGTTCCACCCGCTCCCTGGGCCTTTCCAATGCTGACGTGCCCGCGTTCCTGCAGGCCCCGGCCCAGGTGGCGATCACCCCTGACCGGGCGCACGTTGTGGTGACCACGAAGGCCAACAACACGATCGACGTCTTTGGCCTGGGACGCTTTGGCGAACCGTCTGCGGCCCCCGTGGTCAACCCGTCGGTCGGCGCCGTTCCCTTTGCCATGACGTTCGCGGACGGGCGGCTCCAGGTGGCCAATGCGAGCGGCAGCGTCACCTCCTACCGGGTGCGGGACAACGGGAGCCTCGCCGTGGTCTCCGGCCCGGTCGCCAACGGCCAGGCTGCCACGTGCTGGTCGACGACGGCGCGCGGCTATCTGTACGCGGCCAACGCGGGCAGTGCCACGATCACCGGCTACCGGGTGGGTGCCGGCGGCGCACTGACCCTGCTGCAGCCGACGGGAGTCTCCGCCACGACGGGGGCAGGCCCCGTTGACCTCGCTGCCACCCCCGGCGGCCGGTACGTGTACGAGCTCGCCGCCGGGGCAGGAGCGATCGATGAGTTTGCCGTGGCCTGGAACGGTGCGCTGACCCCGATCGGCGCCGTGACGGGACTGCCGGCAAACAACGGCTCCGGCATGGAAGGGATTGCCGTGTCCTGACGGCGCCTTCGCGTCCAGGTCCTGTGCGGGCGGTTGCTATTGGTGTTTCCGTTATTGGTGTTTCAGGGGGAGGCCCAGCAGCGCGTTCTCAACGAGTTCGCTCAGGGCCGGGTGGATCCAGTATTGGCCGTGGGCCACGTCATGGGCCTTTTGGCCAAAGGACATGGCGTGGATCAGTGGCTGGATCACGGTGGCCGCCTCCGGGCCGATCACGTGGGCGCCCAGCAGCAACCCGGTTGCGGGATCGGCGAGGACCTTCAGGAAGTGGCCTTGGTCCTCGCGGGCCCAGCCGGCGGCAATGTCGGCATACTTTTGGACCTTGACGGCGTAGTTGATGCCGGCATCGGCGGCGGCCTCCTCGGTCAGCCCCACGGAGGCGATCTGCGGGTCGCTGAAGACGGCGGCGGGGACGAAGCGGTGGTCGGCGGCCATCATGTTGTGCGGGTTCGCCAGGTTGTGCGCCACCACCCGGGCCTCGTGGTTGGCCACATGTTTGAGCTGGTGTTCGCTGGAGATGTCTCCCAGGGCGAAGATGCCCTCCGCCGTGGTGCGTTGGTAGTCGTCCACCACCACGCGCCCGGCGTCGTCCACCTCCACGCCGGTGGCGGAGACCTCCAGTTCGTCGGCATTGGGGATCCTCCCCGTGGCCACCAGCAGGAGGTCGGCCGTCACGCTGGCGGGGCCGTCGGGGCCTTGGAGCTCGAGGATGACGCCGGGCCCTGCGGCGGCGGCCCGGGTCACGGTGGTGCCGAGCCGGACGTCGTAGCGGGCCGAGGCGTCCTTGGTGAATTGCGCGCTGACGTCGGCGTCCAGGTGGCGTAGGAGGGCCGGTCCGCGCACGATCTGTGTCACGGCAACCCCGAACGAGGCGAAGACATGGGCGAATTCTGCCGCGATGAAGCCGCCGCCCAGGATGGCGACGCTGGCCGGGAGGGTGTCGATGCGCATGATGGTGTCCGAGGTGTGGAATGGTGTCCCGCCGTCGCCCAGTCCGTCGATGTCGGG
Proteins encoded in this window:
- a CDS encoding lactonase family protein is translated as MFTHRTTMKTFLGVAAAAALTLGTGVLLAGPATAAALPQSGSWPAGEVFVQNNGAGGNSVTVFDRSADGTLSRAGTYWTGGLGGAEAGSVVDPLASQGSLSYDPAAHELFAVNAGSNTFSVFGVQGDRLQLRQVLPSHGSFPTSVSVSGKLVYVLNAGGQGSISGYREFGGYLAPLPGSTRSLGLSNADVPAFLQAPAQVAITPDRAHVVVTTKANNTIDVFGLGRFGEPSAAPVVNPSVGAVPFAMTFADGRLQVANASGSVTSYRVRDNGSLAVVSGPVANGQAATCWSTTARGYLYAANAGSATITGYRVGAGGALTLLQPTGVSATTGAGPVDLAATPGGRYVYELAAGAGAIDEFAVAWNGALTPIGAVTGLPANNGSGMEGIAVS
- a CDS encoding mycothione reductase; translation: MQHFDLVIIGTGSGNSIPGPELEHLNIAIVEDNLFGGTCLNVGCIPTKMFVHPAELADAPRHGRPLGITSHLDAVDWPGIRDRIFGRIDAIEAGGRAYREGPECPNVTVFAGHGRFTAHKTLTIAGHDGATRVITGTRFVLAAGSRAVIPDIDGLGDGGTPFHTSDTIMRIDTLPASVAILGGGFIAAEFAHVFASFGVAVTQIVRGPALLRHLDADVSAQFTKDASARYDVRLGTTVTRAAAAGPGVILELQGPDGPASVTADLLLVATGRIPNADELEVSATGVEVDDAGRVVVDDYQRTTAEGIFALGDISSEHQLKHVANHEARVVAHNLANPHNMMAADHRFVPAAVFSDPQIASVGLTEEAAADAGINYAVKVQKYADIAAGWAREDQGHFLKVLADPATGLLLGAHVIGPEAATVIQPLIHAMSFGQKAHDVAHGQYWIHPALSELVENALLGLPLKHQ